Proteins from a single region of Pyrus communis chromosome 6, drPyrComm1.1, whole genome shotgun sequence:
- the LOC137737589 gene encoding photosystem II stability/assembly factor HCF136, chloroplastic-like, which produces MKMATALQLTTDFSKCTVLLKPSLEFTTIPRHFRTSLSIRRASSSSSSSDSSLVSRRHFVSETAALSLSITTLPLFGSILPAKAEDPTLSEWEKVSLPIDPGVVLLDIAFVPEDPKHGFLLGTRQTLLETKDGGETWVARSIPSAEDEDFNYRFNAISFKGKEGWIVGKPAILLHTSDSGDSWERIPLSSQLPGDMVYIKATGEKSAEMVTDEGAIYVTSNRGYNWRAAVQETVSATLNRTVSSGISGASYYTGTFNSVNRSPDGKYVAVSSRGNFYLTWEPGQPYWQPHNRTVARRIQNMGWRADGGLWLLVRGGGLYLSKGTGLTEDFEEVPVQSRGFGILDVGYRSKDEAWAAGGSGILLQTTNGGKTWTRDKAADNIAANLYSVKFIDDNKGFVLGNDGVLLRYLG; this is translated from the exons ATGAAAATGGCGACTGCTCTGCAACTGACGACGGACTTCTCCAAATGCACAGTTCTCCTCAAACCCTCTCTCGAATTCACAACCATTCCTCGCCATTTCCGGACCTCTCTATCTATACGTCgagcttcctcctcctcttcgtcTTCTGATTCTTCGCTCGTCAGTCGCAGGCACTTCGTTTCCGAGACGGCGGCGCTGTCTCTGTCCATCACCACTCTGCCACTCTTTGGATCCATACTTCCGGCCAAGGCGGAGGATCCCACCCTTTCGGAGTGGGAAAAAGTTTCTCTTCCTATTGACCCCGGCGTCGTCCTTCTCGACATTGCCTTTGTGCCCGAGGACCCTAAGCACG GTTTTCTTTTGGGGACCAGGCAAACCCTTTTGGAGACGAAGGATGGCGGAGAAACTTGGGTTGCGCGTTCGATTCCGTCAGCGGAAGATGAAGATTTCAATTACAGATTCAATGCCATAAGCTTCAAAGGGAAGGAGGGTTGGATTGTTGGAAAACCTGCAATTCTGTTGCACACTTCTGATTCCGGAGACAGCTGGGAACGGATACCGCTAAGCTCTCAGCTTCCTGGAGATATG GTGTATATAAAGGCAACTGGTGAGAAGAGTGCAGAGATGGTGACTGATGAAGGTGCGATTTATGTGACATCAAATAGAGGCTACAACTGGAGGGCTGCTGTTCAGGAGACTGTTTCCGCTACTCTTAATAG AACAGTTTCTAGTGGAATTAGTGGTGCAAGTTACTACACTGGAACTTTTAATTCAGTGAATCGCTCACCCGATGGAAAATATGTTGCTGTCTCAAGCCGTGGTAACTTCTACCTCACTTGGGAGCCTGGCCAG CCATACTGGCAGCCACATAACAGAACAGTTGCAAGAAGAATTCAAAACATGGGGTGGAGAGCTGATGGTGGCCTTTGGCTCCTTGTTCGCGGAGGGGGACTTTATCTAAGCAAAGGTACCGGG TTAACTGAGGATTTTGAAGAAGTTCCAGTCCAAAGCCGGGGGTTTGGCATTCTTGATGTTGGGTACCGATCAAAG GATGAGGCTTGGGCAGCAGGGGGAAGTGGGATTTTACTGCAAACTACCAATGGTGGTAAGACATGGACCCGTGACAAAGCAGCGGATAATATTGCAGCCAATCTATACTCCGTGAA GTTTATTGATGACAATAAAGGATTTGTGCTGGGGAATGACGGGGTCTTGCTTCGGTATCTTGGATAA
- the LOC137738119 gene encoding superoxide dismutase [Fe] 3, chloroplastic-like isoform X2, with translation MILCLSSLSAPTSHLLLNEFSHSFKSPQLPPLKRQPDGSPRACRVVASYGLKKPPYKLDALEPYMSQRTLEVHWGGHHRNYVEGLNKQLEKSDILYGCTFDELVKATYNNGNPLPEFKNAAQVWNHDFFWESMQPGGGDMPQLGVLQQIEKDFGSFTNFREKFTEAALTLFGSGWVWLVLKREEKRLQIIKTSNAICPIVWGDVPIISLDLWEHAYYLDYKNDRGKYVDAFMNHLVSWNAAMARLARAEAFVNLNEPNIPVA, from the exons ATGATACTCTGTTTATCCAGTCTTTCAGCTCCAACCTCTCACCTTTTATTGAATGAATTTTCTCACTCTTTCAAGAGTCCCCAGCTTCCTCCTCTG AAAAGACAGCCCGATGGGTCTCCAAGAGCTTGTAGAGTTGTTGCTTCCTATGGATTGAAGAAACCTCCTTATAAACTT GATGCTTTGGAGCCGTATATGAGTCAGAGAACATTGGAAGTTCACTGGGGAGGCCATCATCGAAACTATGTGGAAGGTCTGAACAAACAGCTAGAGAAGAGTGACATACTATATGGCTGCACTTTTGATGAACTTGTCAAAGCAACATATAATAATGGGAATCCTTTACCTGAATTTAAGAACGCTGCTCAG GTCTGGAATCATGACTTCTTTTGGGAGTCCATGCAACCGGGAGGAGGAGACATGCCCCAACTGGGTGTCCTTCAGCAGATAGAAAAGGATTTTGGTTCCTTTACTAATTTCAGAGAGAAGTTTACAGAAGCAGCACTTACACTATTTGGGTCTGGCTGGGTTTGGCTTGTTT taaagagagaagagaaacgACTTCAGATAATTAAAACTTCAAATGCCATTTGCCCAATTGTTTGGGGTGACGTA CCTATAATCAGTTTGGATCTGTGGGAG CATGCTTATTATCTGGATTACAAG AATGACAGAGGAAAGTACGTGGATGCGTTTATGAACCATCTTGTGTCTTGGAATGCGGCAATGGCACGCCTGGCTCGAGCTGAGGCCTTTGTGAATTTAAACGAACCTAACATCCCTGTGGCTTAG
- the LOC137738119 gene encoding superoxide dismutase [Fe] 3, chloroplastic-like isoform X1, with translation MILCLSSLSAPTSHLLLNEFSHSFKSPQLPPLQKRQPDGSPRACRVVASYGLKKPPYKLDALEPYMSQRTLEVHWGGHHRNYVEGLNKQLEKSDILYGCTFDELVKATYNNGNPLPEFKNAAQVWNHDFFWESMQPGGGDMPQLGVLQQIEKDFGSFTNFREKFTEAALTLFGSGWVWLVLKREEKRLQIIKTSNAICPIVWGDVPIISLDLWEHAYYLDYKNDRGKYVDAFMNHLVSWNAAMARLARAEAFVNLNEPNIPVA, from the exons ATGATACTCTGTTTATCCAGTCTTTCAGCTCCAACCTCTCACCTTTTATTGAATGAATTTTCTCACTCTTTCAAGAGTCCCCAGCTTCCTCCTCTG CAGAAAAGACAGCCCGATGGGTCTCCAAGAGCTTGTAGAGTTGTTGCTTCCTATGGATTGAAGAAACCTCCTTATAAACTT GATGCTTTGGAGCCGTATATGAGTCAGAGAACATTGGAAGTTCACTGGGGAGGCCATCATCGAAACTATGTGGAAGGTCTGAACAAACAGCTAGAGAAGAGTGACATACTATATGGCTGCACTTTTGATGAACTTGTCAAAGCAACATATAATAATGGGAATCCTTTACCTGAATTTAAGAACGCTGCTCAG GTCTGGAATCATGACTTCTTTTGGGAGTCCATGCAACCGGGAGGAGGAGACATGCCCCAACTGGGTGTCCTTCAGCAGATAGAAAAGGATTTTGGTTCCTTTACTAATTTCAGAGAGAAGTTTACAGAAGCAGCACTTACACTATTTGGGTCTGGCTGGGTTTGGCTTGTTT taaagagagaagagaaacgACTTCAGATAATTAAAACTTCAAATGCCATTTGCCCAATTGTTTGGGGTGACGTA CCTATAATCAGTTTGGATCTGTGGGAG CATGCTTATTATCTGGATTACAAG AATGACAGAGGAAAGTACGTGGATGCGTTTATGAACCATCTTGTGTCTTGGAATGCGGCAATGGCACGCCTGGCTCGAGCTGAGGCCTTTGTGAATTTAAACGAACCTAACATCCCTGTGGCTTAG
- the LOC137737911 gene encoding uncharacterized protein, translating into MGEEGMLMESEFCSSHADQMISSSLHNRYNNSNSNPMLASSSSSSPFLPVSSPPRSTSPALVGGGGGGAAYIEHVVSKFDTLAGVAIKYGVEVADIKKMNGLVTDRQMFGLRFLQIPLPGRHPPSPCLSDGSKTPGQTSSDQNPTRSIQCDLVDSFGSLRVTPPKKPSPAMNSLQSYYGLKPRNQNSITEGFEMAVYKNGGSHYLEEGPFLGASPASDQPLRQYRKSRSLVKLDENSELSDSMSAEGDPDPLGDKWIRRRQKSEADFSRTPEKLLGGNSGSASSAGFSAISGQRLALRPTAANRTALGNDVEAGGLNPIQVGMGDSLTADGLFGVRKSSSTSNLQDHESSGSASIWSTSKWSLKPDLQAFSTAAIAKPIFDGLPKPIAGRRKTALD; encoded by the exons ATGGGGGAAGAAGGTATGCTGATGGAAAGCGAGTTTTGTTCTAGTCATGCGGATCAGATGATTTCGTCCTCTTTGCATAACCGATACAATAACTCCAACAGCAATCCAATgttggcttcttcttcttcgtcttcccCTTTTCTCCCTGTTTCGTCGCCGCCGCGGTCTACCTCTCCCGCTTTGGTAGGTGGCGGAGGCGGTGGAGCAGCGTATATAGAACACGTCGTTTCCAAGTTCGACACGCTTGCTGGCGTCGCCATCAAATACGGCGTTGAG GTGGCCGACATCAAAAAGATGAACGGCCTTGTTACAGATCGCCAAATGTTTGGCCTCCGGTTTCTTCAGATTCCACTACCGGGGAGGCATCCTCCATCCCCATGTTTATCAGATGGTTCCAAGACTCCAGG CCAGACTAGTTCTGACCAGAACCCAACTCGCAGCATACAGTGTGATCTGGTTGACTCATTCGGGTCCCTTAGAGTTACTCCTCCGAAGAAACCCTCCCCGGCTATGAACTCATTACAAAGTTATTACGGGCTGAAACCAAGAAATCAGAACTCTATAACTGAAGGTTTTGAAATGGCAGTCTACAAAAATGGAGGTTCCCATTATTTAGAAGAGGGACCATTCCTTGGAGCCTCACCAGCTTCTGACCAACCATTGAGACAATATCGAAAGTCAAGGAGCCTAGTTAAGTTGGATGAGAATAGTGAACTTTCTGATTCCATGTCTGCAGAAGGTGACCCTGATCCATTGGGGGATAAATGGATTAGAAGGCGTCAGAAATCTGAAGCAGACTTCTCTCGCACCCCTGAGAAGCTTTTGGGAGGTAACAGCGGCAGTGCCAGCAGTGCCGGGTTTTCAGCAATTTCAGGGCAGCGCTTAGCCCTTAGACCCACAGCAGCTAATAGAACTGCTTTAGGAAACGATGTTGAAGCTGGTGGCTTGAATCCTATACAAGTAGGTATGGGTGATTCTCTCACAGCAGATGGGTTATTTGGAGTGAGGAAGTCGTCAAGCACATCAAATTTGCAGGATCACGAGAGTAGCGGCTCTGCATCCATCTGGTCAACATCTAAGTGGAGTTTGAAGCCAGACTTACAAGCCTTTTCAACTGCAGCAATTGCGAAACCAATATTTGATGGTTTGCCTAAACCGATAGCAGGTCGAAGAAAAACTGCTCTTGACTAA